A stretch of DNA from Saccharospirillum mangrovi:
TCGATACGTTGCGTAATGGCTTGCGCCAGGTAGACGCCGATTTGATGGACGCGGTCTTGCGTGGTCTGGACAGCGTCAATGAAATGTTCAGCCAGGTCAGCAGCGGCGAAACTCCAGAACCGGCTGATGAAGAATTGGTGGCGTTGCTGCATCGTTATGCCGCCCCGGCGTCGGCCGATGAAGCGGTTGAAGAAGAAGCCGACGAATCCGTCGAAGAGACTGACGAAGAGCCAGAAGCGGTCATCGAGTCTGACGCCGAATCTCCTCAGCCCGGTGATGATATTACTGACGCTGAATTTGAAGAATTACTCGACGCTATTTCGCCGACGGATCAGGCTGCATCGCCCACCAAAAAAACCGAGACTTCGGCCGCCTCCGATGCCGGTGGTGCGAGTACTGGTGGCGATGAAATTACCGACGATGAATTCGAAGCGTTGCTGGACGAATTGCACGGCAAAGGCCAATTCAAAGCCGGCAGCGGCGACGCTGAAGCGGAGTCCAGTACGCCAGCCAAGGCTGAAAATAAAAAAGAAACCAAAGCGGCCGCACCGGCCGCAGGCAACGGTGATGAAATCACCGACGACGAATTTGAAGCCTTGCTCGACGAATTGCATGGCAAAGGCCAGTTCAAAGCCGGCAGTGCCAGCGACGATAAACCAGCCGCCAAACCGGCGGCACCTGAACCTGCCAAAGCTGAGGCCGCTAAACCCAAACCGAAAGCCGCTCCTGCTGCCAAACCGGCCGCCAAGGCTGAGCCTGCTCCGGAACCGGCCAAGGCCGCACCGGCAAAAGCTGGCGGCGAACAACGCGCTCCGGCCGCAGGTGGCGATACCACGGTACGCGTCGACACCAAACGCCTCGATGACATCATGAACATGGTCGGCGAATTGACGTTGGTGCGTAACCGGCTGATGCGTCTGGGCAGCGAGCTCGAAAACGAGATGCTGCAAAAAGCGGTCAGTAACCTGAACGTGGTCACCGGGGATCTGCAAACATCGGTGATGAAAACGCGGATGCAACCGATCAAAAAAGTCTTTGGTCGTTTTCCGCGCGTGGTGCGCGATTTGGCGCGCAGCCTTAAAAAAGAAGTGAACCTGGAACTGGTAGGCGAAGAAACTGACCTGGATAAAAACCTCGTCGATGCCTTGGCCGATCCGCTGGTTCACCTGGTTCGCAACTCGGTCGACCACGGCGTGGAAATGCCGGATGTTCGCGCCGCTGCGGGTAAACCTCGCGCCGGTGAAGTGGTGTTGTCCGCCGAGCAGGAAGGCGATCACATTCTGTTGATGATTCGCGACGACGGCGGCGGTATGGACCCGGATAAGCTGCGGGAAATTGCCGTCAAACGTGGCGTGATGGATCAGGATGCGGCCGATCGGCTGACCAATAACGAATGTTTCAATCTGATCTTTGCTCCGGGCTTCAGCACCAAGACCGAAATTTCCGATATTTCCGGTCGTGGTGTTGGCATGGATGTGGTGAAAACCAAGATCAGCCAATTGAACGGCACCATCGACATCGATTCGGAAAAAGGCCGTGGCACCACCATTCGCATTAAGGTGCCGTTGACGCTGGCCATTATGCCGACCTTGATGGTCATGTTGGGCGAACAGGCGTTTGCATTGCCGCTGGTGAACGTTGATGAAATTTTCCATCTCGACTTGAGTCGAACCAACGTTGTTGATGGTCGTGAAGTCGTGATGGTGCGAGGCAAGCCCTTGCCGTTGTACTACCTCAAACGTTGGCTGGTGAAAGGGCATCGCAGCGATGCGTCCGAGGAAGAAGGTCATGTCGTCGTAGTGTCTGTCGGCACTCAGAAAGTGGGTTTTGTGGTCGACCAATTGGTTGGCCAGGAAGAGGTGGTCATCAAACCGCTTGGCCAAATGTTGCAGGGAACCGAGGGGATGGCCGGTGCTACCATTACCGGCGATGGACGCATCGCGTTGATCATTGACGTCCCCGGTCTGTTGAAAGCGTACAGCGCAGCGGATTGATGCGGGCTACGGCCCGAATAAGGAGAATTGAATGCCCATTACGGTGATGATCGTTGACGATTCCAGTTTCTTTCGAACTCGGATACGTGGACTGATCGACGCCCATCCGGAGCTGAAGGTCATTGGCGAAGCGTCCAATGGCCGTGAAGCCATCGACCTGGCGGTCCGCCTCAAACCCAATGTCATCACCATGGACTATGAAATGCCCATGATGGATGGCATTTCGGCGGTGCGGGAAATCATGAACCGCCAGCCGACGCCCATTCTGATGTTCTCATCACTGACCCAGTCCGGCGCCCGAGTCACACTCGATGCCTTGGACGCGGGCGCGGTCGATTATCTGCCCAAGAGTTACGAAAACGTCGCCGATGGACCCAGCGCGCTGAAAAAGGCGCTGTGTGAAAAAATCATCGCCATTGCCGGCCAGGCCAGACCGAAAGCCTTGGCCTTGGACACGGCTCCAGCCCCGCAGGAAAAACCAGCCCCAGCGCCGGTCGGCCGACGCAAACGTTACGCGCAAAAGTTTGATCTGGTGATGATCGGAACCTCCACCGGAGGCCCGGTTGCACTGCAAAAAGTTCTGACTCAGATTCCCGGGAATTTCCCCGCGCCCATTTTGATGATCCAACACATGCCAGGCAGTTTCACCGGGGCCTTTGCTGAACGACTGGATCGCCAATGCGCCTTGAGCGTTCGTGAAGCATCCGATGGCGACACCCTGAAAGCCGGCGAGGCCTTGCTCGCACCGGGCGGCATGCAGATGATGTTCACGGGCAAGAATCGGTTACGCATTTTTGAAGGCGACGCCCGGCTCAACTACAAACCGTCGGTGGACGTCACTTTCGGCAGCGCCGTGAAGTACTACGGTAAAAACATTCTGGCGGTCGTGTTGACGGGAATGGGAGCGGACGGCCGCGAAGGTGCCCGCCTGATCAAAGACGCCGATGGTGTGGTTTGGGCGCAGGAATCCTCGACCTGTGTGATCGATGGCATGCCTTCTGCAGTGGTCAAAGCCAATTTGGCCGATGAAGTCATCGCCCTGAATGAAGTCGCCAGCCGCCTGGTGGAGGTGGTGACGGCCTGATTCGGGGTTTCGAACACTAAAGGACGTACGCCATGATCGCTTTTGTCGGGCTGCTGCTGGCCTGGGTCGCTGTCTTCGGCGGCCATTTGCTCGAAGGTGGGCAGGTGGGTTCACTGACCAACCTGCCTGCGGCCGCCATTGTTCTTGGCGGCACTTTGGCAGCGGGTCTGGTGCAATCCGATCTCGCCACCTGGCGCCTGGCCTGGCGCTATTTCCCTTCCGTTTTCAGCGGTCCTGACTGGCAAGCCGATCAAGCGCAGGCCAAGCTGGTGCGTTGGTGCCAGTTGGCGCGGCGCAAAGGCTTACTGGCGTTGGAAGCCGATTCAAACAATGAAACCGATGACTTCATGCGGCTGGGGCTGCAATTACTGGTCGATGGTGAAAGCGGCGATAAAATTCAGCGCAGCCTCGAAGTGTCGATGGACAGTCGCGAAGGCCGCTGGCTGAAAGCCGCGCATTTCTTCGATTCATTGGGTGGCTATGCGCCGACGATGGGAATTATTGGTGCGGTTCTGGGGCTGATTCAGGTAATGACCCAGATCGAAGACACCCAGGCGTTGGGCGGTGGTATAGCCACTGCCTTTGTGGCCACCATTTACGGCGTCGGTCTGGCAAACCTGTTTTTCCTACCTGTGGCCGCGCGGCTGCGCACTCTGGCCGAAACGCGCTTTGCGTTCGATGAAATGGTGCTCGATGGCATGCTGGCCATTGCCGACAGCGAAAACCCCCGCGTACTTGAGCGGCGTCTGCAGGAGTATGGCGCGTGAGGCGTCGGCGTCGCCGCAATCAGCGCTTTGTCGCCAATCAGGCACAGCGGTGGATGTTGTCATACGCCGATTTTTTGACGCTATTGTTTGCTTTTTTTGTCTTTCTATACGCCATTTCTTCGGTGGATTCGGGAAAATTTGAGGCGGTCAGTCGGAATCTGTTACAGATATTCCATGTTGAGCCGACCAGCGTAAAACCGATCGAACTGGATACGACGCCAGCCGGGCCGGATTTCTTCAATCCGCTGTACCGTCCCGAGCCAGTGCCGAGCACTCGAGAGGATGTGGCAGACACTGAAACCTACCATCAGGAATCCACCCTGTTGGAGGTGCGCCAGAAGATTGAAGCCAATTTCGCTCAGCAACTGGACGATTCGCTGATCAGCGTCAGTGGCAACAGCGAATGGATGGCTATTGATTTAGACGAACCGGTTTTATTTTCGCCGGGTTCGGCCGATATAACGGCACAAGCGGAAACAATTCTCTATGAAGTTGCCGCTTTATTGGCGCCGATGGAACTGCCGGTCGCGGTGGAAGGCTATACTGATCGATCGCCACCGGGTGGGCGTTTTGACGATAATTGGACGTTATCGGTATTGCGGGCGGCCAATGTCGTCCGCTATTTGCAAACCGCCGGCATTGCCGGGGAACGGCTGTCCGCCGTTGGGTTTGGTGAATATCAGCCGCGCTTTGATGAGACCAATGAGGCGCGGACGGCGAGGAATCGTCGTGTCAGTATTGTTGTTACGCGACTGGACAGGCCTAATAGCCTGATTTCGTCGGAACCGACGCCAGTTGGTCCGGAAGTTGCTGAACCCTAAAGCGGTCTTTGGTCCGAGGGTCCGGTTTGGCCGCTTTCGGACAAGAAGAACGGATGTTTAAGGAGAGTCCATGCACGTTTGGTCCGTTGCCAACCAAAAAGGCGGGGTGGGGAAAACTACCTCGGTGGTGTCTTTGGGCGCCATGCTGGCCGAAAAGGGCCACAGAGTACTGGTGTTCGATCTGGACCCGCAGGGCTCTCTGACCAGCTATTTTGGCTATAACCCTGACGATCTCGAGCGCAGCGCCTACGATCTGTTTATGACCAAAGGCAAAGTCCCGGACGATCTGCCCAAGCAGTTGATCAAAGAGACTTCACAGCCGGGTATGTCGTTGATGCCAGCCTCGACGGCTTTGGCGACGCTGGAGCGTAACGTCAGCCAGCAGGAAGGCATGGGTCTGGTGGTGTCCAAAACGCTGGCGCACCTGTGGGACGATTTTGATTACGCCCTGATCGATACACCGCCGCTGTTAGGCGTGTTGCTGATTAATTCGCTGGCCGCCTGCAAACGTCTGCTGGTGCCGGTGCAAACCGAATTTCTGGCGTTGAAGGGTCTGGAGCGCATGGTGCACACCATCAGCATGGTGATGGCGTCGCAGAAACGTGGCTTGCAGCATTTGATCATCCCGACGATGTTTGATCGCCGGACTCAGGCGTCGGTAAAGGCATTGCGAACGTTGCGCGAGCAATACGAAGGCAGCATCTGGCAGTCGGCCATTCCGGTTGATACCCGGTTGCGGGACGCCAGCCGCGAAGGCTTGCCCATTTCGTTGTACTCACCGGATTCGCGTGCAGCGCGTGCTTATCAATCCTTGTTGAAAACCCTGTTGGCGATGGACTGAGGGGCCAATAAATGTGTAGCAGCCAACCGTCTGATTCACCCCTAACAGCCAAATTTTGGCTGCGCGTGCGCGGGAGTCAGCGGTGAACAATAAGAGTGGCGCAGAAGTTCGTACTGAACTGGCGGCAGATCGCACTCTGGCGACCTACCTGGACGCCATGCTGCACGAAGCAACGCATTTCGAACCTGAAGAAGAAAGCGCTGAGCCGGTCGAAAGCGAAACGCCGGTTTTGACCGTGGTTGATTCCGCGCCAGAGCCAGAGCCAGAACCTGAGCCCGAGCTTGCGTCAGAACCGGAACCTGAGCCAGAACCCGAGCCCGAACCTGTCGCGGCCGCTCCGGTTGACGAACCGGAAATCGAACCAGACGTTGAACCGCTGGTCGAGGTGGCGGACGTTCTGCCGGAACCGGAACCGGAACCGGAACCGGAATCTGTTGCTGAAGTGTTGGTCGCAGAACCGGAGCCCATAGTCGAACCTGACGTTGAGCCGGAATCCGAGCCAGAGCCGGAGCTCTCTCTGGAACAGGAGTGGGCGTCCGACCCTGAAATTCAGGCCAAATCACATCGGCCGGAACCAGAACCGCGACCACAGGTATCCGAACCGGCCCCAGAGCCAGAATTTGAGCGCGAAATTGCCTTGGCTGATCTGGAACCCGACCCGGAGCCGGAAGCCGATGCAACCGTTGCCAAACCTGATTTTGATTTTGACACGCACAATGCGCCGGAAGCCGACAACGGCGGCGTGGGTGAGTGGTTGGAGAATGGCCGACCTGCGTGGGGCCAAGAGCGGTTTGACTGCCTTGTGTTTGTCGTGGATGGCCTCAAATTGGCGGTGCCGCTGATCTTGTTGGGCAACATTCATCAATTGGACAAGGATTTGACGCCGCTGTTCGATCAGCCGAAATGGTTTTTGGGATTACTGCCGATCCAATCGGATCGCAACATCCGGGTGGTTGATACCGCGCGACTGGTGATGCCTGAGCGCTACCGTCCGGAAAGCAAGGAAAGCCTGGAATACGCCGTTGGGGTACACGGTTCGGATTGGGCCTTTGGCTGCCACGCCATTGAAGGTTCCATCACTCTGCATCCGGATGCCGTCAAATGGCGCTCGACTCGCACCAGCCGCCCCTGGTTGGCCGGTACAGTCATTGATCAAATGTGTGCGTTAGTGGACCTGCATGCCTTTGCGCAGACGGCGTTGAGACGCTGAACCCGGCGGTTCAGCTGGACGCCCGAGCGGACTCTACTATAGTTGCTTACCAGATAGACATGAGGTTCTGTTATGACAGCGCAAATCAAAGCCGGGGATGATTCGGTCCTGCAATGGGTGACTTTCCGGCTGGGTAATGAGACCTATGGTCTCAATGTGATGCAAGTTCGTGAAGTGTTGCGGTATTCCGAGATTTCACCGGTGCCAGGTGCACCCAGTTACGTGATTGGCATCATCAACCTGCGCGGTAACGTGGTCACTGTCATTGATACGCGTGAGCGTTTTGGGTTGCAGACCGCCGAAGTAACCGATGATACCCGCATTGTTATTCTGGAATCGGACAACCAGGTGGTTGGTATTCTGGTCGATTCAGTGGCTGAAGTGGTGTACCTGAAAGCCTCCGAAATCGAAACCGCGCCGAACGTTGGCAACGATGAAAGCTCGCGTTACATCCAGGGCGTATGCCACAAGAACGATGAGCTGTTGATTTTGATCGAAATCGCCAAGTTGTTGACTGAGCGCGAATGGCAGGAAATCGCTGAGCTGTAAGCCCGGCCGGCGATGTATATCCCCTATCTTCAGTACCCCTCCACTCTGGCCCGCTTTGTGCAAAGCTAGGGTCAGAGTGTGACGACCGTCAAAAACCTAACGGAGGGGAACCGTCATGTTGAATGAAGTGATGCAAACTGGCCAACTGCTGTTGGCGTCTCAAGAACCGATGGTGTTGGCCGCCGCCGCGACCGCTGTGTTGCTGCTGGCTGTTGTATTGCACCACGCGCGCAAGATTCGGCAACTGCAGCAACAACTGATTCAGCAGGATCGGTTTCTGCGTCAGGAACTGAAAATGATGAACCAGGGCGCGATTGGCGTAGGCAACCGCGTCAAAACCTTGGAAAAACAGGTGCGTACCCAGCCCAGCGAATTTGAACAGCGTTTGTTGGCGCAAGCCAGTGTCGCAGCGCAATCTCAGGACACGCGACCGAACCGACCGTCAAAGAGTCGGGCCGAACAAGCGTTGGCGGACTGGATGAAGGACTATCGCACCCCTGCCTGAGGCAACACTTGCTTTGAACGTTAACACCCTCCGTATGACGTTGCTGGTTTCAGGCCTACTGCTTGGAACCAGCACAGTGCTGGCCGATAACCGGGATCCTTTGGAACCGGTAAACCGCGTGATTTTCTCCATTAATAACGGTGTCGATCGCGTTTTGGTGCGGCCGGTTGCACGTACTTACCACTGGGTGATTCCGGATCCGATGGAGCAGGGCGTGCGCAATGTCTTTGCTAACCTGGGTGAAGTCCGTAACGCTAGCAACAACCTGCTGCAGGGCAAATGGCGGCGCACGGGTGCAGCGACTGGGCGTTTTGCCATCAACACGACTGTCGGTCTGGTCGGCGTATTTGATGTTGCCAGTCGCATGGGGATTGAACCGGTACCTGAGGATTTTGGACAAACCCTGGGGTATTGGGGATTGGGCCATGGGTTTTATCTGGTGTTGCCCATCCTCGGTCCGTCGTCGCTGCGTGACGGTACCGGCCGAGTGGTCGATCAGTGGCAGAATCCATTGAATTACGTTGAGATGGAACACTGGCAGCGTGGTTCAATTCTGGTGGTTGATGGCTTGCAGACACGAGCCGATTTATTGGCGTCGGATGGTCTCTTTTCTGGCGATACCTATCCGGTGATTCGGGAAGCCTACTTTTCGATGCGGGAATTTCAGGTAAACGACGGGGAAGTGAAGTCGGACGCCTTTATCGATGAAGATAGCGCCGAAGAAGGCTTCGTCGATGAAGGCTTCATCGACGAAAGCTTTTAAGCAAGTCGGCCAGAGCGATCAGTCCAGGCCGCGAATCTCGACACCGTGACGGTATTGTTGGCCGTCAGCGTCGCAGCGAACGACCTCAGCTTGGGCGTCCAGAGACGATAAATGCTCGTTGGGTGATTCAATCACCACCCGGATTTGGGTGCCAATGGGCAGTGGTTTGTCGATGATCAGGCTCATGCCGACGGCGCTGAAATCCTGACAGTGTGCGCTGATGGGCGTGCTTTCTCCCTCCAGAAAAATGTGCGCTTGCGTATTCATCCGCATGCGAATGAAGTCCCTTTTCTCGTCGTAATCTCGATCCGCTGTGCTCATGCTCACCTCGTCTGGCCTATGGCGGATGGGGCTCTATTGCTTTCCAGAACCCGCCCCGTTAAGTTGCATCCATCTCGCAGTGGAAGTCAACCGAATGCCAATCACCGACGCCAAACTGCTGGTCGTAGACGATGACCAGGCGGTGCGCGATTCCATCGTTGCCTACCTCGAAGACAGTGGATACAGCGTGCTTGAAGCCGACAACGGCGAGGCCGCCCTGGCGCTGTTCGAACAAGAAGCACTCGACTTGGTGATTTGTGATCTGCGCATGCCGGTGATGGACGGGCTCACTCTGCTGCGGCGCATTATGGAAGTGACCGACGAAGTACCGGTGATCGTGGTGTCAGGTGCGGGTGTGATGTCCGACGTAGTC
This window harbors:
- a CDS encoding flagellar motor protein encodes the protein MIAFVGLLLAWVAVFGGHLLEGGQVGSLTNLPAAAIVLGGTLAAGLVQSDLATWRLAWRYFPSVFSGPDWQADQAQAKLVRWCQLARRKGLLALEADSNNETDDFMRLGLQLLVDGESGDKIQRSLEVSMDSREGRWLKAAHFFDSLGGYAPTMGIIGAVLGLIQVMTQIEDTQALGGGIATAFVATIYGVGLANLFFLPVAARLRTLAETRFAFDEMVLDGMLAIADSENPRVLERRLQEYGA
- a CDS encoding OmpA family protein, with the translated sequence MRRRRRRNQRFVANQAQRWMLSYADFLTLLFAFFVFLYAISSVDSGKFEAVSRNLLQIFHVEPTSVKPIELDTTPAGPDFFNPLYRPEPVPSTREDVADTETYHQESTLLEVRQKIEANFAQQLDDSLISVSGNSEWMAIDLDEPVLFSPGSADITAQAETILYEVAALLAPMELPVAVEGYTDRSPPGGRFDDNWTLSVLRAANVVRYLQTAGIAGERLSAVGFGEYQPRFDETNEARTARNRRVSIVVTRLDRPNSLISSEPTPVGPEVAEP
- a CDS encoding VacJ family lipoprotein, whose translation is MIFSINNGVDRVLVRPVARTYHWVIPDPMEQGVRNVFANLGEVRNASNNLLQGKWRRTGAATGRFAINTTVGLVGVFDVASRMGIEPVPEDFGQTLGYWGLGHGFYLVLPILGPSSLRDGTGRVVDQWQNPLNYVEMEHWQRGSILVVDGLQTRADLLASDGLFSGDTYPVIREAYFSMREFQVNDGEVKSDAFIDEDSAEEGFVDEGFIDESF
- a CDS encoding chemotaxis protein CheW, with translation MNNKSGAEVRTELAADRTLATYLDAMLHEATHFEPEEESAEPVESETPVLTVVDSAPEPEPEPEPELASEPEPEPEPEPEPVAAAPVDEPEIEPDVEPLVEVADVLPEPEPEPEPESVAEVLVAEPEPIVEPDVEPESEPEPELSLEQEWASDPEIQAKSHRPEPEPRPQVSEPAPEPEFEREIALADLEPDPEPEADATVAKPDFDFDTHNAPEADNGGVGEWLENGRPAWGQERFDCLVFVVDGLKLAVPLILLGNIHQLDKDLTPLFDQPKWFLGLLPIQSDRNIRVVDTARLVMPERYRPESKESLEYAVGVHGSDWAFGCHAIEGSITLHPDAVKWRSTRTSRPWLAGTVIDQMCALVDLHAFAQTALRR
- a CDS encoding chemotaxis protein CheA, which produces MGFEADEEILQDFLVEAGEILEQLSEQLIELERRPDDRDLLNAIFRGFHTVKGGAGFLQLTPLVDCCHAAENVFDTLRNGLRQVDADLMDAVLRGLDSVNEMFSQVSSGETPEPADEELVALLHRYAAPASADEAVEEEADESVEETDEEPEAVIESDAESPQPGDDITDAEFEELLDAISPTDQAASPTKKTETSAASDAGGASTGGDEITDDEFEALLDELHGKGQFKAGSGDAEAESSTPAKAENKKETKAAAPAAGNGDEITDDEFEALLDELHGKGQFKAGSASDDKPAAKPAAPEPAKAEAAKPKPKAAPAAKPAAKAEPAPEPAKAAPAKAGGEQRAPAAGGDTTVRVDTKRLDDIMNMVGELTLVRNRLMRLGSELENEMLQKAVSNLNVVTGDLQTSVMKTRMQPIKKVFGRFPRVVRDLARSLKKEVNLELVGEETDLDKNLVDALADPLVHLVRNSVDHGVEMPDVRAAAGKPRAGEVVLSAEQEGDHILLMIRDDGGGMDPDKLREIAVKRGVMDQDAADRLTNNECFNLIFAPGFSTKTEISDISGRGVGMDVVKTKISQLNGTIDIDSEKGRGTTIRIKVPLTLAIMPTLMVMLGEQAFALPLVNVDEIFHLDLSRTNVVDGREVVMVRGKPLPLYYLKRWLVKGHRSDASEEEGHVVVVSVGTQKVGFVVDQLVGQEEVVIKPLGQMLQGTEGMAGATITGDGRIALIIDVPGLLKAYSAAD
- a CDS encoding protein-glutamate methylesterase/protein-glutamine glutaminase gives rise to the protein MPITVMIVDDSSFFRTRIRGLIDAHPELKVIGEASNGREAIDLAVRLKPNVITMDYEMPMMDGISAVREIMNRQPTPILMFSSLTQSGARVTLDALDAGAVDYLPKSYENVADGPSALKKALCEKIIAIAGQARPKALALDTAPAPQEKPAPAPVGRRKRYAQKFDLVMIGTSTGGPVALQKVLTQIPGNFPAPILMIQHMPGSFTGAFAERLDRQCALSVREASDGDTLKAGEALLAPGGMQMMFTGKNRLRIFEGDARLNYKPSVDVTFGSAVKYYGKNILAVVLTGMGADGREGARLIKDADGVVWAQESSTCVIDGMPSAVVKANLADEVIALNEVASRLVEVVTA
- a CDS encoding ParA family protein; the encoded protein is MHVWSVANQKGGVGKTTSVVSLGAMLAEKGHRVLVFDLDPQGSLTSYFGYNPDDLERSAYDLFMTKGKVPDDLPKQLIKETSQPGMSLMPASTALATLERNVSQQEGMGLVVSKTLAHLWDDFDYALIDTPPLLGVLLINSLAACKRLLVPVQTEFLALKGLERMVHTISMVMASQKRGLQHLIIPTMFDRRTQASVKALRTLREQYEGSIWQSAIPVDTRLRDASREGLPISLYSPDSRAARAYQSLLKTLLAMD
- a CDS encoding chemotaxis protein CheW, giving the protein MTAQIKAGDDSVLQWVTFRLGNETYGLNVMQVREVLRYSEISPVPGAPSYVIGIINLRGNVVTVIDTRERFGLQTAEVTDDTRIVILESDNQVVGILVDSVAEVVYLKASEIETAPNVGNDESSRYIQGVCHKNDELLILIEIAKLLTEREWQEIAEL
- a CDS encoding PilZ domain-containing protein; its protein translation is MSTADRDYDEKRDFIRMRMNTQAHIFLEGESTPISAHCQDFSAVGMSLIIDKPLPIGTQIRVVIESPNEHLSSLDAQAEVVRCDADGQQYRHGVEIRGLD